In the Ornithinimicrobium pratense genome, ACTGAGCCCCTTCCGCCCGCACCAAGGCACGGGCCACGGCCACGGCCAGACCCAGCAGGGCACGCTGTGCCACCAGGTGTCGGCGAGGCGCTGCTGGGCCGGTGGGTCGCGGCTCAGCGGGCCAGGATGGATGATCCGCCTGGTGCGCGGGATCCGACGAGGGCGCCGAGCTGGAGCGGCTGCGGACTGAGACTCCTCTGCTGCAGATCGGCAGTGGGTTCCAAGAAGGCAGCGGCAGAACGTCGCAGGTAGTGAGGGTCAGCGGGGGTTTGGGCACCACGGTGAAGAACAGGTTGAGGTCGTACACCTGCGCGATCCGTGTTCGATCGGACACGAGCCTCGGTGAATTCCAAGTACTCATCAACCAGTCATTCGCCCAGCGGGGGCGCCGGCCTGCGCGCGGGCGGCGACCTCGTGTCACCGACAGACGGTTGCCAGGTTATGCGGCACACCAAGACCCGCGATATCTGTGGGCCGGCTGGCAGGAGCCCAGTTCGGCCGTGGCGCCGCTCTTCACCTTTCCGCTTGAGGGTCAGCGAGATGCGGCATACGGGGGGCGCGAGACCTGGGCGGCGAGGTAGCGCTCGCGGAGCGGAGCGTCGGCCGCGAGCGCGACGACCGTGAGAGCCATGGCCTTCGCGGAGTCGACCGCAGCGTCGACCGCCTCCGACGTGGACGCCGCGGCGGCGAACTCGGCCGTATGCAGTGACGCGTCGGTGCCGCGGATGCTGACAGTGGGATGCAGACTCGGGACATATCTCGAGACGTTGCCCATGTCTGTCGAGCCGCCAGGCACGGGCTGGTCGGCAGGGTCGAGCGGTCGACCAATCTGGGCCATCGCCTCGGCGAAAAGGAGCGTGAGACCGGCATCCTGCTCTACCTGCTCGTACAGCGGTTCTGTCTCGGTGATCTCGACCGTGCAGCCGGTCGCGATCGCCGCGCCTTGGAAGCAGTCGCGTACGCGCGCCTCCACCGCCGCTTCAGCCTCGACGTCGGGGCCGCGCACCTCGAAGTCGACCACGGAGAGTGCGGGGATGATGTTCGTCGCGACGCCGGCCTCGCGGATGAACGCGCTCAGGCGCATCCCGTCGGGGACCTGCTGGCGCAGCATCCCGATCGCGACGAGCGAGAGCGCAGCAGCGTCGCCGGCGTTGACGCCCTTCTCGGGGGCGGCGGCGGCGTGCGACGCACGACCGCGGAATGTCGCACGCAGGCGATGCACTGCACTGCGGTCAACTCGGTCGGGCCAGCGGTCGGGGCCGCTGGAGGGGTGGACCATGAGCGACACGGTTGCCGTATCCCAGGCGCCGCGCTCAAGCATCAACTGCTTGCCCGCGCCGTGCTCCTCGGCGGGCGTTCCAAGCAGCACCACACGAACGCCCAGCATGTCGGCGAGCGGCGCAAGCGCGATCATGGCGCCCAGGGCGCCAGCTGCGATGACGTTGTGCGCGCACGCGTGCCCGATCTCGGGCAGTGCGTCGTACTCGGCGCACAGCACGACCTCGAACGGCCCCGATCCGGCGACCGCGCGGAAGGCGGTCGACAGATCGTGCACACCCGTCTCGACCGCGACCCCCTGCCCCTCCAGCACTGCTGACAACCGGGCGACGGCGCGGTGCTCGGCGAACGAGAGCTCAGGGTCGGCGTGCAGCGCATGTACGACCTCCGCCAGAAGCGGGCGCACGGCATCGACGGCTTGGAGCACGAGTGCGCGCGGAGTGCCAGTCATGAGAACTCGCCCGGGAAGTGGCATTCGGCAGAGTGGGTCGCTTTCAGGTCGATACGCGGCGGGGGGACTTCGGCGCAGATGTCGCGGGCGATCGGGCAGCGCGTCCGGAACCGGCAGCCGCTCGGCAGGTCGGTCGCACTTGGCGGGTCACCGGCGAGCACGACGCGCTCGCGGAGAGCATCGGCGGTGCCGGCCTCGGGCGAGGCAGAGATGAGAGCAGTCGTGTACGGATGCAGGGGATTGGCGAACAGCGCGTCAGTTGGGCCGATCTCGACGATACGTCCGAGATACATGACAGCGACCCGTTGTGCGACCTGGCGGACGATCGGCAGGCCGTGCCCGATGAAGAGGTAGGTGAGCGACAGACGCTCGCGCAGCTCGACCAGCAAGTTCGAGATCTGCGCCTGCACCGACACGTCGAGGGCGGAGACCGGCTCGTCCGCGAGGATGAAGGCCGGGTTCACCGCGATCGCCCGGGCGATGCCGATGCGCTGCCGCTGACCTCCGGACAGCGACTTCCCGCCCGAATCAGCCCGAGCGGGGTCGAGACCCACGAGCTCGAGCAGCTCGGCGACGCGTTCTCTGCGTGCGCGACCGCGCAGGCCCTCGAACACGGCGAGCGGTTCACCTATGACCTCGCCCACCGTCATCCGCGGGTCGATCGAGCCCACGGGATCCTGAAAGACGACCTGCATGTTGCGCCGGAGCGGGCGCAGGCGGCGGTCGGGCAGATGAGTGATGTCCTGGCCGTCAAAACGCACGGTCCCCTCGGTGACCTCGAGCAGGCGCACGGCGAGTCGCCCGAGGGTTGACTTGCCCGATCCGGACTCGCCGACCAGTCCGACCGTCTCACCACGGGCGATGTCGAGCGACACATCGTCGACGGCACGGAGCGTCGCGTGCCGGGTGCGCAGCGCCTTGGTCTGCGAGATGCGGTAGTGCTTCGACACCGACCGCAAGCTCACGAGCGCATCTGACGACCCGGGCACGGCGGAGGCGGTGCGGGCGTCGAGGCTCATGAGGTGCTCCAGTCCTGGAGGTGACGTTCCTGTCCGGGGTGCCAACACGCAGTGTCGCGGCCGGCGACCGGCGCCAACGGCGGGTCGAGTTCGGCGCACTTCGCGGTGGCCATTGGACATCGTGGATGAAAGGCGCAGCCACTGGGCAACTGCGAGGGGTGCGGCACCGCCCCGCCGATGGTGGGAAGGATGGTGCGGCGTTCGCCCGCGAGGCTCGGGATGCACGCGAGCAGCCCACGTGTATACGGGTGCTGGCCACTGTCGAAGATCTCCGGGGGGGTGCCGTACTCGACCACGCGCCCGGCGTACATGACCGCGATGCGGTCGGCGAGGCGCGCCGCGACACCCATGTCATGGGTGACTAGGAGCATCGACATGTCGCGCTCTCGGCGCACGTGCTCGACGAGGTCAAGGATCTGCGCCTGGATGGTGACATCGAGCGCCGTCGTCGGCTCATCGGCGATCAGGAGGCGGGGCTTTCCGGCCAGGCCCATCGCGATCATGACGCGCTGGCACATGCCACCCGACAGCTGGAACGGATAGCTGCGCAGTACCCGGTCGCCGTCGCGGATGCCCACGTCGGCGAGCAGTCGTTCCATGTGCGGGCGCATGCCGCCCTCGACCTTGGCGCCAGCACGCACGAGCGACTCACGCAGCTGCGACTCGACGGTGTAGACGGGGTCTAGGGAGCTCATCGGCTCCTGGAAGATCATCGACATCTCGGTGCCGCGGAGGGCCCGGAAGCGGTTCTCCGGCATACCGATAAGTTCCTGGCCGTCGTAGCGAAGCGAGCCCGAGACGCTCATCGCGCGATCGCGCTGGGTGAGCCCCATGATCGTGCGTGCCAGCACCGACTTGCCCGAGCCCGACTCCCCGACAAGGCACACGATCTCGCCCGCGCCGATGGCGAGTGATCCTTCGCGCACGAGCGCGATGGAGCGGCCGTTCTTGCGCACCTCGACGCGCACGCCGTCGAGCTCGAGGAGAGGTGTGGTGCTCATTCGGTGTCCAGACGGTCGCGAAGCCAGTCGCCGAGAATGCTCAGCGCGATGACGGTCAGAGTGAGGATGACGCCGGAGATGGTGGTGATCCACCACGCGACGTTGAGGAAGGGCTGGCCGCGGGCGATCGTCGTCCCCCAGTCGGGGATGCCGCTCGAGGCTCCGGCGCCGAGGAAACTCAGAGCCGCGGCGGCCACGATCGACGAGCCGATCTCGATCGTGGCTAGCACGATGATGGGCGCCAGCGAGTTGGGCAGGATATGGGTGCGGAGAATCCTGCCGTGCGAGAGCCCAGTGGCGCGAGCCGCCTCGATGAACAGCCGGGACCTCACCGAAATCACCTGGCTGCGCATGACCCGCGCGAACGACGGAATGTTCCCGACGCCGACTGCGATAATGATGTTCCGCACGCTGGGCCCGAGTGCGGCGGCGATCACGAGGGCCAGCAGGATGCCGGGGAAACACATCAGGATGTCGATGAGCCGACCGATCACCATGTCGAGGCGGCCGCCCCAGTAGCCGGCGATCATGCCGATGCTGCCCCCGATGATAAGAGAGAGCACCGTAGCCGCGAGCCCGATGAAGATCGAGATACGGGCGCCGTGCACGAGCAGTTCGAAGACGCTGCGGCCGAACTGGTCGGTGCCGAGCAGGGTGGCTCCCGGCGCCTGAAGGATCCGGTCGGGCTGGATTTGCAGCGGGTCGCCCGGTGCGATGACGTTCGGGACGAGAACGCAGGCAAGGATCGCGACAAGCCACGCCACGGCGAGGATGAGCACGACGCGTGCCGCAGAGGCGCCGCGAAACAGCGAGCGGCGTCCCGCGTCCGCGGTAGTGAGGTTCTCGGCAAGGACGGTCATAGTTCCTCCGTGCTCACCGTCGGGCCCCGACCACGGCGCTCCGCACGCGCGGGTCGATGTAGGCATAGGAGAGGTCGACGACGATGTTGATGACGATGTAGATCACGGCGATCACGAGCACTACGCCTTGGATCACCGGGAAGTCGTTGTTGGCGACCGCCTGCACGAGCACCTGCCCCAGCCCGCGCCGGGCGAAGACTGTCTCGACGATGACCGCGCCAGCTATCAGTGCGCCGAGCTGGAGGCCCAGCACCGTGACCGCGGGGATGACCGCGTTGCGCAGCACGTGCTTGACCATGACCACCCGGGGGCGCAGGCCCTTCGCGTAGAGCGCCAGCACGAAGCTGTCATCCATCGTCTCGATCAGGCTGTTGCGCACCACGCGGGCGATGACGCCCGATGCGGACAGACCCAGGGTGATCGCGGGCAGGATAAGGAACTTCAGGCCGTCCGTTCCGGTCGCCGGCAGTAGTCGCAGCCCGAACGCGAAGATGACGATGAACACCAGCCCCAGCCAAAAGTTCGGCATGGCGGTGAACACGAGGCTCAGCACGCGGATGAGGGTGTCGGGCCAGCGGTCGCGCTGGATAGCCGCGAGTGCTCCGAGACTGATCCCCACGACGGCGGAGACGAGCGCCGCCGCCGACGCGAGGATGAGCGTGGGAGCGATCTGGCTGGCGATCATGCTCCCGACGGTCTGACGCGTGACGTACGACGTACCGAGGTCGCCGGTGAAGATCGACCCGAGGAAGTGCAGGTACTGGATGAAGGGCGGGTCGTCGAGGCCGAACTGCTCGCGCAGTGCGTCGGCGACCTCGTCACTGCCCTGGGACACGCCGATGAGGACCGAGACCGGGTCACCCGGCAGGAGCCGAAGCGCTACGAACAGAATGACCGTGACGCCCAGCAGGGTGGGGATCGCCGCAAGCAGGCGGCGCACGACATAGCGGGGCATCACGGTCTCCAGTGGCGGTGTTGGTCCTCGAGCGGATCAGCTCGAGGGCAGTTGCACGTCGTACAGCATCGGGTAGCCGATGCTGAAGGACAAACCCGTGATGCCGGCCTTGCTGGCGATGGTGTAGACGGGCACGTACATCCCGATCGTGTAGGCGTTCTCGATCACAATGTCCTGCACCTCTTCATAGATTGCGGCACGGGCGTCTGCGTCGGTCTCGGTGCGGCCCTCGGCCAGGAGTGCGTCCAACTCGGAGTCCTCAATGTGACTGAGGTTGAACGTCGCCTGCTCGGGCGTGGGGATGTTCGAGCTGAGAAGGGTGTTCGCCAGCACGTTCGGGTCCGCATTGCTATAGCTGAGCGTCGCCAGCGCGTAGTTGCTGTTCTGGCGGTCCGCCTGCAGCGGCGCGTTCGCCTGGAACGCGAGGTCGACCTCGATGCCGACGTCGGCGAGGTTGGCCGCGATGAACGAGCCGTAGTCCTGCTTCTTCTGCACGCTCGGGTCCGACTCGATGTAGCGCAGGACCAGACGCTCGCCGTTCTTCTCGCGGATGCCGTCAGCTCCTTCGATCCAGCCGGCCTCCTCGAGCAGCTCGGCCGCGAGCTCGGGGTCGTACTCATACGCGCCCTCAGCCGAGTCGGAGTAACCCGGGGTCACCGGGGTCAGCAGGCCCCACGCGTAGTCGTACGCGCCGAAGTACAGAGACTGCACGGCGGTCTCCCAATCGACGGCCGCGCGGATGGCCTTGCGCACGTTGACGTCGTCCAGACCGGGCTGAGACTGGTTGAGGAACAGTTGCGCGGTGGTGCCGGGCTGTGGCTCGCTCAGCAGGTCGAGCGTGGTGTCGGCGTCGACCGCGGTGAACTCGGTTTCCGGCACCACACCGATCATGTCGACCTCACCCGCGCGAAGCGACCCGATGCGCACGGTGGCGTCGGGGATGATCTGGAAGACCAGCTTGTCAAGGTAGGCGGGGCCTTGGTGGGCAGCGGTTGCCGGACCCCACTGGTAGTCCTCGTTGCGCACCATCGTGACTCGGTCGTTCGGGGTGTAGGACTCAACGACGAACGGACCCGACCCGACGGGCGCCTGCGCGAACTCGGCCGCGCCCATGGTCTCCACCGCGGCGGGCGAGGCGATGCCGAGGAACGTCGACGAGGCATAGTTGAGGAACGGCACGAACGGCTCGGTGAGCGAGATCGTCGCCGTGAACTCCTCGGTGGCCTCGCACCCGGCGTACGGGCCGAGCATTGGCTTAGCCCCGAGCGACCCGTTGGCCGGGTCGGCGATGCGATCGAAGTTGAAGCACACGGCCTCCGCGTTCAACGGAGTGTCGTCACTGAACATGACGTCGTCGCGAAGAGTGAAGACGTACTGCTCACCATCGTCCGACACCTCCCACTCCTCCGCTAGCCAGGGCTGGACGGCGCCATCGGCGTCGAGCGAGACGAGCGAGTCGACGACCTGGCGCAGGACGCGACCTTCCTGCGCCGCGCCAGCCAGGTTTGGGTCGAGCGAGTTCAGCGGGGTGTCGAGCGCGTAAGTGAGGGTGCCGCCTTCGGCGGGCCCGGCGGTCGAGCCACCGTCTCCTGGCGCGCTGCATCCGGTGATGGTCGCAGCCGTGACCATGAAGGCCGCGGCGCCGAGGGACCGGCGGGAAGGTGTGATCACGGATGCTCCTAATGAGTCGGGAAGGGGTCGGGCGCGGCGAGCGCGGCTCGGGTGCTCGCTCACGCTAAGGGATCGATTCATCCGATGACTATCCGATCCGACGGACCGAAACCAAATCGTGACCTTCGGGCGACAACCCCGCACCATGCGGACGTTCCGAGGTACCGCGCCTGAGGCTCGCGCATCGAGAGCACCACCCAACGGTCCTCGTTGAGGACAGAGATCCGATGACTGATCCGATTTGAGTTCCTGCGCGTCGCGCAGAAGGACGACAGCTTCGGTGTGGGGTGCACCGCGGCCCCTCGGCGGAGGACATCGCCTCCGGGTAGGTCTCGTATCCACCCGCGCTCGGGCGGGCGCGGGTGGATGGCGGTGGCGTCATCGACCATCACGCCACCGCCCTTGGGTCGTCGGATGTTACGGGGCGTCGCGCGCGGACGCCCCGTGTCACATCGGAAGGGTAGACAGCGGTTTCGATGGAGCGATCCTTGCATCCCCATGCACCGGAGGCAACCAGACGACACGCTGCCCGCGACCGATACGTAGATCAAAGTCGCTGCTATTAGTCATATTGATCATTTTCCTCCTCCTTTGTGGCAAGTTTTTGACTGGACGTGACGAAGCTGCCCGCTCGTGGCCCACTTCGACCGTTTCCTCCTGCGTGCTCGGACTCTCGGGCGGGTTGCCCGATTGGTCGGATCACTTATGGTGGCGGACACACCCACCGATCGAAGGACGAAAGTTGATGCCCACCGCACGTGCCACCGCCGACTGGTTCACCGACAACCGCCTGGGCCTCTTCGTGCACTGGGGGATCTACGCCATCCCCGCGCGCCATGAATGGGTCATGAACCGGGAGGAGATCGACCCAGCCACGTACGCGAGGTATGCCGAGTTCTTCGACCCCGACCTGTACGACCCGCGTGCGTGGGCCCGCGCGGCGAAGGCCGCCGGCATGACCTATGCGGTCATCACGACCAAGCATCACGACGGCTTCTGCATGTGGGACACGGCGACTACCGACTACAAGGTCACGAACACGCCCTACGGCAGCGACACCCTGCGCGAGTTCGTTGACGCCTTCCGCGCCGAGGGCCTGCGGATCGGGTTCTACTTCTCTCTGCTGGACTGGACGCACGAGCACTTCCCGATCGATGCGCTGCACCCCCTGCGCAACCACCCCGACCGTGACGCCATCAACGCCACACGCGACATGGCGCAGTACCGCACGGTGATGCACGAGCAGGTGCGCGAGATCCTGACGGGTTACGGCGAGATCGACATCCTTTTCTTCGACTACTCGTACGACAACCGCGAGCACGAGGGGATCTGGAATGGGAAGGGCGCTGCCGACTGGGGCTCGCCCGAACTGCTGGCGATGGTGCATGAGCTGCAACCCGGCATCATCGTCAATGACCGTGCTGGCCTTCCGGGCGCCTTCGTCACCCCCGAGGAGTACCAGCCGAGCGCCCCGGTGCAGGTGGACGGCAAGGAGGTGCCGTGGATCGGTTGCCAGACGATGGACGGCAGCTGGGGTTACTTCCGTGAGAAGCCTCGTCCCAAATCGCCCGATATTGTGTTGAACCTGCTCATCGACAGCGTCGCCAAGGGCGGTGGCCTTCTGCTCAACGTCGGGCCCACGGCACGGGGCGAGCTCGACGACCTCGCCTCCGGTGTGCTGGCCGGCCTGGCTAAGTGGATGAGGTACAACCGCCGTTCGATCGTAGGCGCCGGTGCCACGTCACTGACCGCACCGCCGGACGCGCGCTACACGCGGCGGGGCGACCGCCTCTACCTGCATCTGTTGTCGTGGCCGTACGCGCACGTGCACCTCGCGGGGCTCGCCGGCAAGGTACGCCACGTGTGTTTCCTCCACGACGGAGCTGAGGTGCGCACCGCCGTCTTCAAGCCCGGGGCCGCAGCCGTGCATACCAAGCAGGGCGGTCAGCCTGAGGGCACCCTCACGCTGAAGCTCCCCGTGGGCCGGCCCGGCGATACGGTGCCGGTGATCGAGATTCTCCTGACCCCCGAAGCCTCCGCTGAGCTCACATAAGTCGTTAGGATCACTCCGCGCGCCCGACGCACACGAGGAGGCGACCGTGGCCGACGAGCGGCTGGATGACATCGACGTGCGAATTCTGCGCGTGCTCAGCGCGCACCCGCGCGCGAGCGTCACTCGCATTGCCGAACTGGCGCGCCTCGCGCGCGGTACGGTCAACACGCGGCTCGCGCGGATGGAGTCCATCCTGAGCCCGTACGAGCGACGGGTGCCCCCGGCCTCCCTCGGCCTCACCCTCACCGCCTTCGTGCAAGTGCAGGCCGTGGCGCTGATCGGCGACGAGCTGGCGACCGGGCTCGCCGACATCCCTGAGGTGATCGAGGCCTTCGGCACGTCGGGTGACTGGAGCGTTCTCGTGCGGATCGCGGCCCACGACGCCGCCGACCTGTACCGCGTGAATGAGCGCATTCAGGCCATCGCGGGGGTCGAGCGCACCGCGCTCACCCTGGCGATGCGTGCGCTCGTCGCGCCGCGGATGGCTCCCCTGCTCGACGGCTACGCCGCGGACTGACTCACGCGCCGCCAGAGCGCGCCCAGTCTAGGAGCGACGGTACGACCCGGTCGACGAACTGGTCGACGTGGGAAGTGCTCGTGTATGCGTGCGGGGCAACACGCAGGTACCCACGGCCGCCGAACGAGGTAGGTGCCGTGGCGGAGCGATGCTCGGCCTTCAGCCGGTCACGCACGTGGTGGGCCGAGGCAGGGGTCGTTGCCAGCGGGCCGGGCAGGCGCACAAGGCGGATCTGATCGACCGGCATCCCGACGGGAACGTGATGGTCCTCCCCGGTCACCGCGGCGAAGGCGTCTGCGATGCGTTGGACGGCGTACGCCGCCATCGCGCCCGCGTGCGCTCGCACCGCAGGCCATCCCCACGTCTCGCTGATGAAATCGACCGCGCGCACCGCTGCGAGCGGGGCAGTCCCGTCGACGGTGCCCTGGTGGTCGAAGCGTTCGGGAAACCCCAGGGAGGCCCCCCATGAGTCGATCACTGGATGCAGGTCGTCGCGCAGGTCGCTCGTGGGCACCACGACGGCGGTGCCGCGGGGCGCACAGGCGAACTTGTGTAAGTTGCCGACCCAGGTCACCTTGGCCTCGGGCACCGGTCGCCCGATCAGACCCGGCGCGTGGGCACCGTCGACGAGCACGCGGATGCCGCGTTCCGCAGCCGCGCACGCGACCCGCTCGACCGGGAGCCGCCGCGCGGTCGGCGACGTGATCTGGTCGATCAGCACAAGGCGCGTGCGAGGCGAGAAGGTGGAGATGATCCGCTCGGCGGCCTCGTGCTCATCTGCGTCCAGCGGCACCGCGGCGGTGACAACCTTGCCGCCCCAGTGGCGCGCGAGTCGTTCGGCACCCATCGTGACGGCGCCGTAGCCGTGATCGGTCACGACGATTTCGCCCCCAGGCTCGTGCGGAAGCGAGCCGAAGACCGCACTCGCGCCGGCGCTGGCGTTCGGGACGAAGGCGAACCCCTCGGCCTCCAGTCCGAGGAACGGCGCGAGCTCGGCCCGGGCGGCGGCCATCCGCGCCGGCAGCGTGATGAACCAGCCGACCGGGTCGGCTTCCATCTCGTCCCGCAGGCCTTGCTGCGCGGCGAGCGCGATACGGGGCACCGCGCCGTACGAGCCGTGGTTCAGGTGAAGGATGCCGGGGTCGAGAGGCCATGCGTCGAAACCGGTACCCGCTGGCCCGAGGGGTCGAGGCGTCGTGCCGCCGGATGTGGTGCGGGCGGTCAAACTCACGCCGAAGCGTTCGCGCTGAGCCTGCGCATGGCGCCGAGCGTGAGCGTGGTGAGGATTGTCGCCTGGTCGGGCAGCACGCTGTCGTCGAACCGCACCCGGTCGGAGTGGTTGTTCGGCGCGGTGGCGGGGTCAAGCTCGGGCGGGCAGGCGCCGAGCATGAGCAGGGCCCCGGGGATCCTCTGCAGGACGTATGAGAAGTCCTCAGACCCGGACCAGGGGTTCGCGGCCCGCTCGACGCGCTCCTCGCCGAACAGCTCGCGCAGGTCTGCGATCGCCGTCGACGCCGCGACGTCGTCGTTCATCGTGACGGGGCAGCTGAGGTGCCAGTCGAGTTCCGTCGTGCAGCCGTAGGCCCCGGCGATACCGTGCACGAGGCGCGGCACTTCCTCGTGCAGCTGCGCGAGCGAGGCGTCGGAGAACGTGCGCACGGAGATACCAAGGTGGGCACTTGAGGGTATCGCGTTCAGCGGGCCCTCGGTCTGGAACTGCCCGACGTTCATCACCACCGGGTCGAAGATGTTGATGCGTCGCGTGATGTAGTTCTGCAGCGCAAGAGTGATCTCAGCGCCTACCGAGATAGGGTCGGTCGCCATGTGCGGGCGCGATCCGTGCCCACCCTGGCCGTTGATGCGGATGCGAAGGTCGGTAACGCTGGCCATCATGGCGCCCTCTCGCGTGGTGATGACGCCGCGCTTGTCGGTATTGACGTGCACGGCGAACGCGGCATCGGGCAGGCGCCCGGCGGCCTCGAGCGAGCCCTCCGCAACCATGATCTTCGCCCCGCCCGGGTCCTCCTCACCCGGCTGGAACATCAGCACGACCGTGCCCGGCAGTGGGCCGAGTTCTGCAAGGGTCCGGCCAGCGCCGACGAGGCCGGCGACATGGAGGTCGTGGCCGCAGGCATGCATAAGGTCGTTCGTTGACGAGAACTCCTCGCCCGAGTGTTCCTGGATGGGCAGGGCATCCATGTCGCCGCGGAGCAGCACCATCGGCCCCTCGAGGTCACCGGGCAGCACGGCCATGATGGAGTCAAGGCTCTCGCCGAAGTGCAACTCATAGGGCAGACCCGCGAGGCCGTCGAGGATAGCCTGCCGCGTGCGCGGGAGACGGAGGCGCCGCTCGGGATGGCGGTGCAGATCGCGACGCAGGGCCATCATCTCTTCGGCCCGAGCGTGGTTCGCGGTGGCGGCGCTCGAGATGGCGGCGGAATAGTCGAATGTCGACACTTTATGCTCCTGTGCTCCGCGCGATGAACTGCGCGCATCTGTGTGGGACTAGCAGTGGGTGATCTTCGCCATGGCGAAGGTCCAGCGGTGACGGCTCAGAACCTGCTCCGCGAGGCGCGCGTATGGACAGATGACTCGCGCGCGCGCCTGCGCTTTCACCAGCTTCATTCAGGGATTTCCACACCAACGAGCCGATCCCGAGCAAGGGCATGGCGGCGAAGGCCGAGCGCAGGATCGGGGAAACGCGCGGTGGGCGAACGTGATGCCCGAGTACATCCTCCTGATCACGCAGCGCGTCATGCGTTGTCCGACGGGTGGGCGGCCAGGATCACTCTTGTGGGCGCAGACGCAGCCCTGACATGCCGCCGTCGACCTCGATGACCGTGCCGACGGTCGAGGCGGCACGAGGGCTAGCTAGGTAGGCCACGGCGTCGGCGACCTCGTCGGCCTCGACCAGCCGGCCGTGCGGCTGACGAGCGTCGAGGGCCGTGCGCTCGGCCGCTGGATCGTCGGCGGTATCGAGCAGGCGCTGAACCCACGGGGTGGC is a window encoding:
- a CDS encoding alpha-L-fucosidase translates to MPTARATADWFTDNRLGLFVHWGIYAIPARHEWVMNREEIDPATYARYAEFFDPDLYDPRAWARAAKAAGMTYAVITTKHHDGFCMWDTATTDYKVTNTPYGSDTLREFVDAFRAEGLRIGFYFSLLDWTHEHFPIDALHPLRNHPDRDAINATRDMAQYRTVMHEQVREILTGYGEIDILFFDYSYDNREHEGIWNGKGAADWGSPELLAMVHELQPGIIVNDRAGLPGAFVTPEEYQPSAPVQVDGKEVPWIGCQTMDGSWGYFREKPRPKSPDIVLNLLIDSVAKGGGLLLNVGPTARGELDDLASGVLAGLAKWMRYNRRSIVGAGATSLTAPPDARYTRRGDRLYLHLLSWPYAHVHLAGLAGKVRHVCFLHDGAEVRTAVFKPGAAAVHTKQGGQPEGTLTLKLPVGRPGDTVPVIEILLTPEASAELT
- a CDS encoding M20 family metallopeptidase produces the protein MTGTPRALVLQAVDAVRPLLAEVVHALHADPELSFAEHRAVARLSAVLEGQGVAVETGVHDLSTAFRAVAGSGPFEVVLCAEYDALPEIGHACAHNVIAAGALGAMIALAPLADMLGVRVVLLGTPAEEHGAGKQLMLERGAWDTATVSLMVHPSSGPDRWPDRVDRSAVHRLRATFRGRASHAAAAPEKGVNAGDAAALSLVAIGMLRQQVPDGMRLSAFIREAGVATNIIPALSVVDFEVRGPDVEAEAAVEARVRDCFQGAAIATGCTVEITETEPLYEQVEQDAGLTLLFAEAMAQIGRPLDPADQPVPGGSTDMGNVSRYVPSLHPTVSIRGTDASLHTAEFAAAASTSEAVDAAVDSAKAMALTVVALAADAPLRERYLAAQVSRPPYAASR
- a CDS encoding Lrp/AsnC family transcriptional regulator encodes the protein MADERLDDIDVRILRVLSAHPRASVTRIAELARLARGTVNTRLARMESILSPYERRVPPASLGLTLTAFVQVQAVALIGDELATGLADIPEVIEAFGTSGDWSVLVRIAAHDAADLYRVNERIQAIAGVERTALTLAMRALVAPRMAPLLDGYAAD
- a CDS encoding ABC transporter ATP-binding protein encodes the protein MSLDARTASAVPGSSDALVSLRSVSKHYRISQTKALRTRHATLRAVDDVSLDIARGETVGLVGESGSGKSTLGRLAVRLLEVTEGTVRFDGQDITHLPDRRLRPLRRNMQVVFQDPVGSIDPRMTVGEVIGEPLAVFEGLRGRARRERVAELLELVGLDPARADSGGKSLSGGQRQRIGIARAIAVNPAFILADEPVSALDVSVQAQISNLLVELRERLSLTYLFIGHGLPIVRQVAQRVAVMYLGRIVEIGPTDALFANPLHPYTTALISASPEAGTADALRERVVLAGDPPSATDLPSGCRFRTRCPIARDICAEVPPPRIDLKATHSAECHFPGEFS
- a CDS encoding ABC transporter ATP-binding protein, whose protein sequence is MRVEVRKNGRSIALVREGSLAIGAGEIVCLVGESGSGKSVLARTIMGLTQRDRAMSVSGSLRYDGQELIGMPENRFRALRGTEMSMIFQEPMSSLDPVYTVESQLRESLVRAGAKVEGGMRPHMERLLADVGIRDGDRVLRSYPFQLSGGMCQRVMIAMGLAGKPRLLIADEPTTALDVTIQAQILDLVEHVRRERDMSMLLVTHDMGVAARLADRIAVMYAGRVVEYGTPPEIFDSGQHPYTRGLLACIPSLAGERRTILPTIGGAVPHPSQLPSGCAFHPRCPMATAKCAELDPPLAPVAGRDTACWHPGQERHLQDWSTS
- a CDS encoding ABC transporter substrate-binding protein, which gives rise to MSEHPSRARRARPLPDSLGASVITPSRRSLGAAAFMVTAATITGCSAPGDGGSTAGPAEGGTLTYALDTPLNSLDPNLAGAAQEGRVLRQVVDSLVSLDADGAVQPWLAEEWEVSDDGEQYVFTLRDDVMFSDDTPLNAEAVCFNFDRIADPANGSLGAKPMLGPYAGCEATEEFTATISLTEPFVPFLNYASSTFLGIASPAAVETMGAAEFAQAPVGSGPFVVESYTPNDRVTMVRNEDYQWGPATAAHQGPAYLDKLVFQIIPDATVRIGSLRAGEVDMIGVVPETEFTAVDADTTLDLLSEPQPGTTAQLFLNQSQPGLDDVNVRKAIRAAVDWETAVQSLYFGAYDYAWGLLTPVTPGYSDSAEGAYEYDPELAAELLEEAGWIEGADGIREKNGERLVLRYIESDPSVQKKQDYGSFIAANLADVGIEVDLAFQANAPLQADRQNSNYALATLSYSNADPNVLANTLLSSNIPTPEQATFNLSHIEDSELDALLAEGRTETDADARAAIYEEVQDIVIENAYTIGMYVPVYTIASKAGITGLSFSIGYPMLYDVQLPSS
- a CDS encoding ABC transporter permease, with the protein product MPRYVVRRLLAAIPTLLGVTVILFVALRLLPGDPVSVLIGVSQGSDEVADALREQFGLDDPPFIQYLHFLGSIFTGDLGTSYVTRQTVGSMIASQIAPTLILASAAALVSAVVGISLGALAAIQRDRWPDTLIRVLSLVFTAMPNFWLGLVFIVIFAFGLRLLPATGTDGLKFLILPAITLGLSASGVIARVVRNSLIETMDDSFVLALYAKGLRPRVVMVKHVLRNAVIPAVTVLGLQLGALIAGAVIVETVFARRGLGQVLVQAVANNDFPVIQGVVLVIAVIYIVINIVVDLSYAYIDPRVRSAVVGARR
- a CDS encoding ABC transporter permease — translated: MTVLAENLTTADAGRRSLFRGASAARVVLILAVAWLVAILACVLVPNVIAPGDPLQIQPDRILQAPGATLLGTDQFGRSVFELLVHGARISIFIGLAATVLSLIIGGSIGMIAGYWGGRLDMVIGRLIDILMCFPGILLALVIAAALGPSVRNIIIAVGVGNIPSFARVMRSQVISVRSRLFIEAARATGLSHGRILRTHILPNSLAPIIVLATIEIGSSIVAAAALSFLGAGASSGIPDWGTTIARGQPFLNVAWWITTISGVILTLTVIALSILGDWLRDRLDTE